The Anas acuta chromosome 1, bAnaAcu1.1, whole genome shotgun sequence genome segment agggtGGAGGAGTGCACCTTCCCCCTGCACTCCTGGGCTTTGCTACTGAAAAAGGGTACTTCCCAGCCTCTTGGTGGCAGCTGATGAAATAGGATGCAAGTATTTGATCTGGGACTTCTTACTTTTAAAGTTGGTACATCTTACTCTCTCCTACTGAACCTACATCcaggacaggaaaggaaaacctagcttgcttgctttcttgaCTGTGAATCAGTTTCCTCAGCTTTGATTTAATTAgtccaaagaaacaaacataccCAGAAAATGCAAGCTGAAATGAAGCCCAAAGTAACTGTGACAGAAGGTTTTCAGCACAGAGGAAGATGAGATTAACTTCAGGAAAAATTCACTTTAATGACTAAAGTATTTGAAAGGCCAGACAATATTTTAAGCTATTTCCCCACTGCTCTGCTACTTgcaccccttccctcccccagtTTTCTGTGTGTAATTAGAAAGCAGAGTTAATTCATTAATATCTGAGGCAGACCCTCAATTGCAGGTTTTTGGTTTTCACTGAAAGTAATCATTACAGCAAAACTCAGGCATTAACTTCATAATTAAATGTAGAAAcagctttttgaaagaaaatacatatacaaATGGGCTTAAGAAAACAGATTCTGGTTTTCTCTCAGCTTTGTCTCTAAGAAGTTTATTTTGAGGCTGATCTATTTTTACACCTAATATTATGGTATTGGAAACTGCTACAAAATCATTTTAGATAAATGACTTGCCTGTTCAGTTAAACTGATTGCATCTGGAAAGAGATCAATGTAATCTGAATTAATTAGAAAAGTAATAGCACATTCAGGGACACAAGATGCTTTTGCATTTGGTTCATTTGataaagctgaaacaaaactaCTGAAGATAGACCAAGGAGAAAGGATAAAGCATTTAATCAGGATTTAAATAAGTACCGTATTGCCTGATATCCACGCAGATCTGGTCCCCTGGAACTGTCATATTTGTCTGAAGAGATTTGATGACTTCGCAAGTTGACCATATGTTATAGAACATAAAGACAGGCACAGCGGAGAAGCCAAAGACCCCAAGCCAGGCCACTCCAAGCACATAGGTGAGGAAAACAAACTGGGCAGAGAAAACACATGCACTTCATATTTGCTCTTTGAAAAGAATACTtgaattttccttaaaaaaatgcttcagtaCAGtctttaaacatattttcagaaattaagtaataaagtatttaatttccattaaattatttcattatttccatACATACTAACAACACTAGCATTGCTTATGTTGCTTACAAATACTTTGGTACTCTAAGTGCTTCTGAAAAAGTAAttcagacatttcttttttcttctggctgcTTGAGCAAGCAGCTTGGCCTCCTGAATGAGCAGTTCATTAATTTCTCAAGAGTCTCAGCTAAGCAGGTTGTAGGCTAAAACCAATAAAATTCCAACAAAAGTcaatttaaggatttttttttttattaactgcaATATACTAGCACTTCTATACAACTTGCAAATCAAAACAATAGAGTGAATTGATGTATGCAGAGCTCTTCTGTACTCCCTGATTTATTGAAATCAATTTTGAATGTAACAGTTGAGAATACCTATTTTAGAAAACATACCATGTTCATTACAGCAGATCAGAAAACTAATACACATTGCCAAGACAAAAATTACTTACTTCAGCTCAGATGATCATGGattttcccattaaaatttgattattttttttttgtcaatattacatacattttctttggtAAGATTATCAGGTACTCACTCACTGCTCCAGATATCTCCAGCTTTCTGCTCCCACTGGACCTCCGCTCTCTCCTATTCTTCCATGTTAAGTTTTATGGTGAAACACTATCTCGTGAACACTGGCATCAGCTCCTAGCTTCCCCCTCCTTGAGAGGCTAAGGTTTGGATTCCCCTTGCAAAATGgggaaacatttttatattttatatgttcCTTTATCACCATTCTTTGACTGTAGGTGGGTTGGAAAGGCTTCACTTTCCAGTAGAGCACTGTATTCTTATCAGAAGCCTGTGtgccagagcagcagagatgggAAAGGAACTGAAGTGGGGGTTGTCTCAGCCTGACCCCAGAACTGACAGCCTGAACAAATTCTGCAGCAGTGGAAGTTTGCATCCTCAGAGGTGTGTCCAGACACACTGAGCAACTTTGAAGTAACTGGTTAGATTTTGGAGGGAAAGAAGGTGGGGAGTTGGAAGCACTTGGAAAACAGACATACACAGAAAACCTGCTAGTCTTAAATTAATACAACTGAGCTAAAATACCCTACGTCATGCCAGACACTAGAAGTTCTCAGTGGGTTTTGGTAATAACCAAGTAGACCAGTTTAAAGGATTTCTATAGATACACTATACATAAAACATGGGTTTGCATGTGCGTATTTGAAATATGCATGAGAGCGAGAATGGGAAGCCTTTAACTTCTAaaatagctaagaaaaaaaaagttaaaaaaaaacactctcacATACAATACAGATAAAATGTTGGAAACAGTTCTTCTGCATTACCACAGCcaacagaaataattcagtCAAGTCAAAAGACTATCTTCTGTAGTAACCTTATGCAACGTGGAAGGGATTGCACCCAGCTTGGTGATGTAACTGAGGAATAAGTAGAAGTGTTCTTCATTAAATAGGCAGAAAAACACAGTGGATGGCTAaaagctgctgtctgcaggcaCCACCAGTCTGTTAGGATGTTGTTTCTCCTCACAAACCTTGTTCTAAAGCCTGGTGTTTTAAGCAGCTCTAGCACGAGACAGTGGCATATGCCATAGCTGTCACCACCAACCACTGAGATGTCTTACCAGAGCTTCAAGTCTTAACTGAACTGCTAAATTCTCTCTTTAATTGTCTGGACAAACAGGACaacatgaaaacatgtttttgtgtCATATGTCTGTGTGTCACGCTGGTATTTGTGTAAGCAGCTGACAGTGATGTGCCTCCAACTACCCAACTATCTGCAGTAACGAGATGTGTATGCTTCTACTGTATTTTGGATCTTTGGAAATGCTGTTTTAGACATAATTTTGCTCCTCGCTGAAGATGATACtttcaaagaaaagagcaagaaaatagCTACTTAACTAGAAAATGATTGaatgtcttatttttattagcCCTTGAAAAATTCAGTAAGTATCCGACAGCACAGTGGAAAATTCTTAAcccttttgaaaataaacatgcatCTTCTTTGTATTTAACCAGCTGaaagtacatattttttaagTACAGGATATAGGTTGTATATTAAAATGCAACAATCACATCAAAAGCCTCTTCTCTTCTCACCCACACTTTCCCGTGGGCGATCTGTCATACTGCTTAGCTTCCTCCAGAACTACAAGCTTTGaattcagattttcagaaataactttGAAATCCTGTCTTAGAAACATAGTTATGTTTCTGTTCTTGCAGAGTGCGCCCTAGGGGGCAATGTGGGTGAGaatctgaagttttatttttagttaaacTTTGTTTAAGATGTTCTAATACAGAAGTATATTGAAGGGAAGATGGCTTGTAACTTTAAGGCTCTAAGTGTTTCAGCTTTGCAAAAAAGACTCATTATTATATCTGTATGCCTTTTGCCATCTGCAAAAGCAAGACAGAAATACTTGATTCAAGTGCAAAGATGTTGTGAAGCTTCATTCATTAGTGTTTGTTTGAAGGATCCAGACGTTCCCATGTAGAATAGACTATGGAAGTCAGAGGCATTGCAGTCTGCTATTTAAATAGCTCTGCAAACCACAGCCATCTTACAATCTGCCCTTGAACATTATCAGTGTACTCTGTGTTCAAAAGTGcaaatttcattttgtctcACACAGAGTTTTTCAAAatcaccagcctccaccagTTTCAAACAGTGGGTTCAGCTTTAGGAGGGGAAGGCCGCGGTAGCACCCCACCAGTCAACCTGCAGAACTTGGGTTTGACCAAGCATCCACAAAATTCAGACAGGGACCAGCAACAGGGACTGGCTCACCCATAAGGAGTTAAACAGAGGTTCTGGCAATACACTGTGGTTCAGAGACACAGGAGTCAAGCCAAGCCCAACAGGTTTTAGCAAGGAAAGACAACGTTCCCACTCCTAGTGCTACTCACCATCCCACTGATGCAGCGGCCACAAGCTGTCGTTTTGAACTCTCCATGCAGCTCCTTCACAGCACTTGTTGTGTAAAAGCCTTCTGCCAAAAGGATTATTCcatataagaagaaaaatgatgcaaTGCCATAAATTACATACTGCATTAGCTgtattctaaaatgaaaaagaaaaaaaaaaaggatgtaattagatttaattccttttaaaacaaagcaagtcTTCCCTAATCATAACAGGTATGAGTCAACTCACTTTCTAGAAACACAGCTCAAGGctctttaaagcattttaagcaTGTAGGCTGCAGGAAAGTGCTGCTACAACTTCTGCAGGTAAGCAGTACCAATGCCCATTAGTTTTGCACACACTGTTTGTGCTGCAGTTCCTAGCCTGACTGCCGTTAGTCACAAGCTGGAAGACTCCATTTCGTTCATCCAtcatagaaattatttttttttcccctgtgtctGACCCTGACACCTACCTCAGGGAATGTCCAATAGCTATGGCATAGAAAGTGTGCACTGAAGCAGAAAAGGCTGGAGCTGAACTACTGGCTGAACAACCATGCTCCACGGTGGCTCCTTTGGCTTAGGGGAAGGAAGTAGACCCCCAAAATTCACTGTTTTGACATGTAAAATCCAGTTAACATATGTTTACAGAAATTGGTGTGGAACTTGTCTGATACAAAACTCAGCAAACGTTGCAGAGAGTTCTGAGGAATGGTCTGCTCCACAGCCTAGGAGGGTACTTCCAAGAGAGCTTCAGCACCTGAAGTCACACAGCTGTGTTAAGCTCCCTTTAATGCAGTTAAGCTTTAAAAACCTACAGCAAATATTTAGGAAATACTTCCATTTGAGGTAGTCTGGAACTGTCCAGAAGAAGATCGCAGGGTATGTGGCATAAAAGCTTCCTTTGAATCTTATTTGAGAAGATTCTTGATTTCCTACAAACCTACCATCTGCAGTGAAAATCTTATGGTATTCTTACTCTTGGTAGAACAGGTAAATGGAATCATTTCTAGTATTACCAATCCAGTTATGGATTCAGTGTGTGAACCTGACTGTTTTGGAGGACCAGAATGCCAGATCTTCTATACAACAATTCTGCTGGTCTCCAAAAATCATACTTCATTGCAAACTTCTCCAGAattaatgtctttaaaaatatatatatatatattttttttattgagatGTTTATTTCAGATGAATATATTCACATAACAGGAAAATTAACTTTGTAGATCTATACtaatgctttcatttgtttgttttaggaaaaaatgcatatacatttttccttagattttttttcaattctcaCTACTCTCCCCCAACTAGCTTCTTCAAGGAGCACCTGCATGTTTTAgcttcatttaaagaaaactgatgACTACCATTTATACAGTTAAATGTTATCCAGACAGATAGCACACCCCTTGTATCAAAATAGGATATTgctcatttaaaattatatgtGGGAAGTGAAATAGTgttcatgtttattttccaaagtgaTTCAAAATAACAGGATAAACCCATTGCACCTGCACtataaagcatgaaaaaattAACTCAGCATTTGATGGAGAATAAAAGAATACATTTCACTGTCACCAACAGTCTATGTACATTACTAGAAATTAGTAATACAAAACCTGGTTAAAAATCTGTTCTACAAATGATGGCCCtactaatatatttttcatttattttacatctcTTGGCCTTAAATAATTTGCCCCTTTCTGGCATCTCCTCTCCCTTGCCTTTCTTGTTTGACTTCCACAGAGCCAGAGACCACAGCTGGAATTACAGCTGGAATTTGGTAGGAATTACACAGCCCCCCAGCTGCTGATGCTGCCTCGGCAAGAAACATTGTCAACAATTCTCCAAAATTCAAAACTTGCTGCCTGTTGTGGCTACTTttgcaatttaattttcaaattctAAGAACAGCTGCtcattgtttttctctaaattttTATGCTAATGGCAGCATCCCTGTGGTTCACACAACAGAGCTGGGGATGTGGTGCTCAGCCTCAGGGGGCACAGGGATCAGTGGCTGGGTGCAATCCCAGTGCCATGGGGCAGCTTTGGGCATTGGGAGGGGGAAAAGCCCCCAAATGGTGCTGCAGGCCTGCAGTCAGTGCTCTCAGAGGATGGGAAGGGGGGAGTTGTGGTGGTCTCAGGCTCAGTGCCTGCAGATTGACAGGTCTGTGTCCACAAGAGCTAAAAGGAAGgctatggaaaaacaaaaacaatgcaaaacaatgaagtaacaaaaacaaacaaacaaacaaaaactttgcaGAAGCTAGCAGATGGGCAGGGCCCCCCTGTAGAGCCCATGTTCCTGCTGTCCTGACTCCTTAGCATCTTGACACTGGCATGCAATCTCCATGAAGTTCAGCTTGATCAAAATTCCTTTCCACCACTGAACAGAAGTCTTCTCAAGGACCAGCAGCTTCAGCATCAGGGGACATGTAACACCCAGCTGATGCTCCAAAGACCAGGTATCTGAAGTACTGAACACTTGGGTCTACACGGTCCTCAtcattaaaggaaaacagaggttTGCTCCAGTGGGGCTGGATGCTGGCTGCAGGCTCTGAAACAGGCTTCACTGATAAAGCTCAGGAACACAAAATCCCCTAACATTTCACTGTTGGTTATTTGCAAAGGCTGAAGTAGCAAAGACAAACATCTATACTATTTATaatccttcctctctcctttttttcctgcttttctgcttaGTGCACAATACCCATCCACCTTCTTCTGAGGGGCGATGGACACAACAACGCTTCACAGTTATTTCTGTTATACCTTCAAACTTTGTATTGCTGCTGGATAGTATTTCTTTGGGTTTCAACACATTTACCAGGGAATCTAATTCAAGCACAGGATCTTATCCTGCCCTGTGCAAAAAGCTGCTTCTCCACTCTGGGtgcatctttgttttctgatgaCTAAAAAAAGTCAGGTATAATTCTGGAGCAGTAGGTATAATGCACCTATTTAGAGGTCTCTTGATGCTCATGAAACTGATGTAATGAATACAAATGGGTTAAGCAGGATACACACTCTGCATCTTTGAGtgtaaacactgaaaaacacctATAGGTGTTGGAGAAACAGGCAACCTAATGCTCAGGGATAGAGACTGAGATTTGAACCCATCTCTGCCCATCTAGCATGAAGGTGCTGTGGTGGAAGTTCTTCATGAATAATGGCAATGGGAGGCATACTTACACTTCACTCAGCAAAGCATGGTCGCTGGCAGTCGTGGAGAAGTGCTGCTCAAGGATGGACACCGTGCCTGTGAGCGCCACATGGCCGCAGCCACAAAACAAGGCTACCCCCGAGAAGCAGAGAATGGTTGCCACCAGCGAAGCATATGGCACTCCTCCTAGGCACTTAATGCAACATTCAAAGCAACCtaagcagaagagagaaagcCAAAGGAACGTTATgagcaaaaagcaaataatgaGGGAAAAGAATATTCGCTCTCTGCTTGACAAAAGCCATGGGGAATAAAAGGCCCAGACATTGATGTTGCGCTAAGCAAAAATCTATAGATGGTGCAAGAAAGCATCACCCTCTAAAACAGTGACCTACAGATCTGTTGGGGTGGGCTCAAAGCCCAGAAAGTGGGCCAAGTGCTCCTAACTCTACAGGATCAAGAGGAGATCGATGAGACAGCctatgaaatggaaaaagaaaaaaagctgtttatcTGAAGTGATCCATTGCAATTCAGCTGCTGACACAGAGCTCATCACATGTCAGCATTACTGGTATTAAGGACACGAGCACCAGGTGCTAGCACTGCTTGGGAAGCCAGAGAAGTAAGCGCTCAAGCCAACGAAGCCTTCTGGAAAAGTGAAAGATGCTTTGTTGCTTTCATTGACAGGGGAACATGTTTAGGTCTGTGAAACCTAACTACTCTGTGCTCTTCCATATCTTTCTGTCTAAATCCATATAAGTTTGTACAGATACAGATAtttatcagcagaaaaaaaatagtagctgccaaaaaatagcaatttttaCTGACAGTAGTGAGATGGAGCAGTATTATACATTTCCAGCTTTATAGGACGCACTGGATTTACAGTGATCCCTGAGTACAGTCTGCAGTAGCGTAATCATAGTCTTAATGAAATTTATTGTCTAGGCAGTCTGAGCTAACAAAACAACCCCCCAGAACTGCTGCTCGGCAAGCGCTGCAATAAGGTCGTGGCAGCCGTATTACCAGGCTCCTCCCGACCGCCCTGCCTGAAAGCCCATCTGCTTGCAGAGCTGGGAAATGTAAATCGGaaacaaacacagcttttaACCGCGTTATAATGGTAATGGCAATCCATACCAATTCATTACTTCGGGGTGATGGCATTAAGCTGTCTCCATTAAGGTACGTTTCATACAACTGCGCAACGCACACAAGCCATTAGGACCCCGCTCGATGGCGCGCCGGGCCTAGTGCCACAGCCCACTGCTCCTGCTGGATGGCATGAAATTAAGAAACCCTGCGTGGGTATGGGACAGCCAAACCCACACATCCTGGCTTCCTCAAAGTCCTAGTCCGTAAGTATAAAATTCTCTTTTTAGAGAGCCACCGGCAAATGTCCCAGTCAGGCTCAAGCAGCTACCACCACCGAGATGACTTAAAATGCcactctgctggctgcaggcaagGTTTAATTGCATGGGAGTGAGCCTGGGAAACATCCATAGCCAAGCCCACAGCTGGAAGCCGCGCAGTGGGAGCTACCTCCAGGACAGAAACCCTGCAGCACCGACAGACACGGCAGCTGGGCACTCAGGGGACGAGGCACAGCAAGCAAACACAGATGTGTGCTATCAGAGGAAATCATCTCTCGTGTTCGTCTTATCACAGAGGTTCAGGGTTGAGTTTCGATACCAGGCCTTGCAGAGCAAACCTCAGCTTTACCACAGCTCCCAAGCTACACATCGGACTCAACATGTCCTACACGTGAGGCTGGCTCGCCTTCACCAGTGTCTGCCTCTGCATCAGGCCCAAATCTCCTAGACTTTATCCCAGAAATTGTTGCATCTGGTGCAGGGCTAGCAGCAAAGAACTGTCCAGGACTAACAGCATGGCAGCTCAGCAGAGCATAGCCAGCACTGACATGGCTACAAGCCCAGCACAAAACGGCCTCCCAGGTCCTACTCATGAAGGAGCAGGAAACCAAACGCCAGCTTGCTACCTGGTGAGCAGGAGGTCAATCACCTCCTCATGCTGATTGCTTCACAGAAAGATCCCACCAGAGAtgggaaataaaaacagctggaaGCAAAACCAACAGACTGACAAGGTCTGCAAGAAAAGCTTCCTGTTTCAGAAAATGGGAGCAGCCTGCTTGACAAAACTCTCAAAATTGGTATAAACAGAGGATTAACGATTAATGCCACCCAGCTAGGTACCTGTCTCCCTGGTACCCCACACTGCACAGCCTGCTGCCCAAGCTACTAGCAGAACAACCGTCTTACAGAAATTGAAGGATATCTTATCCCAACACATTTTCGCAACACCTTTTGTTCATCTACAGACCCTTGAATACGGACTGATGGTGGCAAAACCCTCTCTTCCAAGGTGTTGGCAGTAGCACATAGCATCTTTGTGGCTA includes the following:
- the GPM6B gene encoding neuronal membrane glycoprotein M6-b isoform X10, with translation MQYVIYGIASFFFLYGIILLAEGFYTTSAVKELHGEFKTTACGRCISGMFVFLTYVLGVAWLGVFGFSAVPVFMFYNIWSTCEVIKSLQTNMTVPGDQICVDIRQYGIIPWNAVPGKACGPILENICNTNEFYMSYHLFIVACAGAGATVIALIHFLMILSSNWAYLKDASKMQAYQDIKAKEEQELQDIQSRSKEQLNSYT
- the GPM6B gene encoding neuronal membrane glycoprotein M6-b isoform X3, yielding MGCFECCIKCLGGVPYASLVATILCFSGVALFCGCGHVALTGTVSILEQHFSTTASDHALLSEVIQLMQYVIYGIASFFFLYGIILLAEGFYTTSAVKELHGEFKTTACGRCISGMFVFLTYVLGVAWLGVFGFSAVPVFMFYNIWSTCEVIKSLQTNMTVPGDQICVDIRQYGIIPWNAVPGKACGPILENICNTNEFYMSYHLFIVACAGAGATVIALIHFLMILSSNWAYLKDASKMQAYQDIKAKEEQELQDIQSRSKEQLNSYT
- the GPM6B gene encoding neuronal membrane glycoprotein M6-b isoform X2, whose translation is MGKRGGAGMGGGCFECCIKCLGGVPYASLVATILCFSGVALFCGCGHVALTGTVSILEQHFSTTASDHALLSEVIQLMQYVIYGIASFFFLYGIILLAEGFYTTSAVKELHGEFKTTACGRCISGMFVFLTYVLGVAWLGVFGFSAVPVFMFYNIWSTCEVIKSLQTNMTVPGDQICVDIRQYGIIPWNAVPGKACGPILENICNTNEFYMSYHLFIVACAGAGATVIALIHFLMILSSNWAYLKDASKMQAYQDIKAKEEQELQDIQSRSKEQLNSYT
- the GPM6B gene encoding neuronal membrane glycoprotein M6-b isoform X6; protein product: MKPAMETAAEENAEQSQEKKVITRPEMEIGRYHWMYRSSRPHQYHHVPALRGNVSPLGIQGCFECCIKCLGGVPYASLVATILCFSGVALFCGCGHVALTGTVSILEQHFSTTASDHALLSEVIQLMQYVIYGIASFFFLYGIILLAEGFYTTSAVKELHGEFKTTACGRCISGMFVFLTYVLGVAWLGVFGFSAVPVFMFYNIWSTCEVIKSLQTNMTVPGDQICVDIRQYGIIPWNAVPGKACGPILENICNTNEFYMSYHLFIVACAGAGATVIALLIYMMATTYNYAVLKFKSREDCCTKF
- the GPM6B gene encoding neuronal membrane glycoprotein M6-b isoform X9, whose translation is MSCFECCIKCLGGVPYASLVATILCFSGVALFCGCGHVALTGTVSILEQHFSTTASDHALLSEVIQLMQYVIYGIASFFFLYGIILLAEGFYTTSAVKELHGEFKTTACGRCISGMFVFLTYVLGVAWLGVFGFSAVPVFMFYNIWSTCEVIKSLQTNMTVPGDQICVDIRQYGIIPWNAVPGKACGPILENICNTNEFYMSYHLFIVACAGAGATVIALIHFLMILSSNWAYLKDASKMQAYQDIKAKEEQELQDIQSRSKEQLNSYT
- the GPM6B gene encoding neuronal membrane glycoprotein M6-b isoform X5, producing MKPAMETAAEENAEQSQEKKVITRPEMEIGRYHWMYRSSRPHQYHHVPALRGNVSPLGIQGCFECCIKCLGGVPYASLVATILCFSGVALFCGCGHVALTGTVSILEQHFSTTASDHALLSEVIQLMQYVIYGIASFFFLYGIILLAEGFYTTSAVKELHGEFKTTACGRCISGMFVFLTYVLGVAWLGVFGFSAVPVFMFYNIWSTCEVIKSLQTNMTVPGDQICVDIRQYGIIPWNAVPGKACGPILENICNTNEFYMSYHLFIVACAGAGATVIALIHFLMILSSNWAYLKDASKMQAYQDIKAKEEQELQDIQSRSKEQLNSYT
- the GPM6B gene encoding neuronal membrane glycoprotein M6-b isoform X8, with amino-acid sequence MKPAMETAAEENAEQSQEKKGCFECCIKCLGGVPYASLVATILCFSGVALFCGCGHVALTGTVSILEQHFSTTASDHALLSEVIQLMQYVIYGIASFFFLYGIILLAEGFYTTSAVKELHGEFKTTACGRCISGMFVFLTYVLGVAWLGVFGFSAVPVFMFYNIWSTCEVIKSLQTNMTVPGDQICVDIRQYGIIPWNAVPGKACGPILENICNTNEFYMSYHLFIVACAGAGATVIALIHFLMILSSNWAYLKDASKMQAYQDIKAKEEQELQDIQSRSKEQLNSYT
- the GPM6B gene encoding neuronal membrane glycoprotein M6-b isoform X4 — encoded protein: MTQLFLSNTTISVSSASQCGFTVITRPEMEIGRYHWMYRSSRPHQYHHVPALRGNVSPLGIQGCFECCIKCLGGVPYASLVATILCFSGVALFCGCGHVALTGTVSILEQHFSTTASDHALLSEVIQLMQYVIYGIASFFFLYGIILLAEGFYTTSAVKELHGEFKTTACGRCISGMFVFLTYVLGVAWLGVFGFSAVPVFMFYNIWSTCEVIKSLQTNMTVPGDQICVDIRQYGIIPWNAVPGKACGPILENICNTNEFYMSYHLFIVACAGAGATVIALIHFLMILSSNWAYLKDASKMQAYQDIKAKEEQELQDIQSRSKEQLNSYT
- the GPM6B gene encoding neuronal membrane glycoprotein M6-b isoform X7, coding for MTQLFLSNTTISVSSASQCGFTGCFECCIKCLGGVPYASLVATILCFSGVALFCGCGHVALTGTVSILEQHFSTTASDHALLSEVIQLMQYVIYGIASFFFLYGIILLAEGFYTTSAVKELHGEFKTTACGRCISGMFVFLTYVLGVAWLGVFGFSAVPVFMFYNIWSTCEVIKSLQTNMTVPGDQICVDIRQYGIIPWNAVPGKACGPILENICNTNEFYMSYHLFIVACAGAGATVIALIHFLMILSSNWAYLKDASKMQAYQDIKAKEEQELQDIQSRSKEQLNSYT